TCAGCACCCCAAGGCAGGTGTGCCAGGATGTCACCACCACCGTCAGAAAACCGGTTCAGGACGAGAACCGTGTGGCCGGCTCGGTGATTGGTGCTGTGGTCGGTGGTGTGCTGGGCCACCAGATAGGTGACGGTAATGGCCGAAAGATCGCCACCGTTGCCGGGGCGGCGGCCGGTGGTTACGCCGGTAACCAGGTGCAGAAAAACATGCAAGACGGTGACCTCACCACCCGCACCGACCGCAAGTGTCACACCGCCTACGACCGCTCGCAAAAGCTGCTGGGCTACGACGTCACTTATGAGCTGGATGGTAAGCAAGGCAAGGTGCGTATGGCCCATCGCCCCGACGACACCATACCGGTACAAAACGGCCAGCTTCAGTTTGAAGCGCCCAACAGCTAAAAAGGCGCCGCAAGGCGCCTTTTTTATAGTCCCAGACCCGATTTTATCTTGGCAAGCAGGTCCGGGTCCGTTACCCCGTTCACCACAAACTGCACCGCGATACAGAAGATCAAAAAGCCCATGATCTTGGTCAGGGCCTGCATGCCGGTTACCCCCAGCCAACGGGTAATGAAATTGGAGGCCAGCAAGGTCAGGTAGGTGATCACCCCCATGATGAGCACGCCAAGGATGATGGCCAGGTAGTGCGTGACGGTAGTGGCCAAGGTCGCGAGGGTAATGATGACGGCAATGGCGCCGGGGCCGGCCAGGCTCGGCATGGCCAGCGGGAAGAAGGATACGTCCTTGCGCTGCCGGTTTTCTTTGTGGGCAGCATCGGTAAAGCCCTCGTCCCGAGGGTAGAGCATGCCGATGGCTACTCTGCCGACCAAGATCCCCCCGGCGATGCGCACCCCCGGTAGGGAGATGCCGAAAAAACTCATGATAAGCGTCCCAGCCAGCAGGAACACCACCAGGATGGCCACCATGTAAATCACCCCCATCTTGGCCTGTTGCCGGCGCCAACTGGGCAAGTCGCCTTCGGTAAGGCCAAGGAACAGCGCCGCCGTGCTGAAGGGGTTAATGATGGGCAGCAAGGCGGCAACCGTGGTAAGGGTGAGCTCGAAAAAGTGGTTCATGGCAAGGCGTCCTTTCTGGCAACCTCACCAGCTTATCAATATCCTGATAAAAATCAGCCCTATGCGATAAAGATCATGGCGCCGATGGCAAGCGCCAGACTGGCGGCCACAAAGGGCAGGTTATGGCGCCGCAACGCCGGGTAGGGCAGGCCATAGCGGGACACCATGGCCAGCATGGTACCGGAGAAGGGGTTGGCCACCACACCGATGCTCCAACTGGCAAGATAGGTAAAGGCCAGCAGGTTGGGGTCGACCGTCATCGCCTGGGTCCAGGAACCAGCGATGGCAATGGAGGCAATGGGGTGCAGCCCCAGGTAGGCAAGTACCACTATCCCCACCAAAATGGCGGCGGTATGCCAATGATTGAGGGTTACCGCCATGTGCCCGGCCCCCAGCGCGTTAAAGGCGCTGGAAAGCCCCACCGCAAAGACCCCGGCCGCCAGGAACAGGCAAAGCTCCCCGCCCATGGCTGGCATTTGCAGCCGCCCGTGGCGGGCAACGTCTTCTAGCCCCTGGCGGCCGCCGCCCAGGCCCTTTATCAACAAGGTGATCAGGGGCGCCGCGCCCGACACCAACAGCGGAATGGAAAGAGTGGGCTCAAAATGGCTGATGGTCAGCACCAGCAAGGTGAGCGCCAGGGGAATGGCCAAGGACCCCAACGACACCGGAAAACCGTTAAAACCCAGGAACTCGGTTTTGTCATTAAGCCTTATCTGCCAAACGGTGATGGCCATCATCAGCAAGGAAAGGGGCAGGCCCCAGTGGATCAGGCTGCCAAGGCTGGCCCCCGGCGCCCAGCTCAGGGCCAGCGCCATGCCGGCCATCAAGGGTGACCAAAACATGCTGGTGGTAAAGGCGCGGGCCAGCAGCGAGCCTTGGTTGAGGGTCAGCGGCTTGTGGGCGCTTAAACGGTCACCGGCGATATAGAGTGCCGACATATTGATGGCCGCTGAAAAGGCGTGCACCCCAAGCAGGGTTTGCCACAGTGCCCTTGGCCCCTGGGCCAGCTTGCCTTCCTTGCCCTTGGGGGGCAGGCACACCAGCTTGAGCATGCCGGCGCCCATGATGATGCAAATCAGCGGCATGTTGATGGCCAGGGCCCGCTGCCACTCCACCGCCTTGCCCATGTACAGCACCATGGACATGGGTGCCAGGCCACAAAGGCTCAGCAGCAGCACCTGATTTCTCAGCAGCGCCGACAACCTCGGCAACTGGATAAGGGCGGCCAGCCACAGCGGCAAGGCCCCCCAATAAAGAGGAATGGGCAAAAAGAGATGCGCCACCGCCAGGGTTAGACCGGTGGACATCAACAGTGTGATCAGGGTGCGGGCCCCTTCGGTCATACCGGTGCCAGCCCGGTGGTAACACCGCCGCACACATAGAGGGTCTGGCCGGTGATAAAGCCGGAACGCTCGTCGAGGAAAAAGCTCATGGCGTGGGCCACATCTTCTGGCTGGCCCATGCGGCCGACCGGAATGTTGTTGACGATTTTCTCCGCCTGGGGGCTGCCGGGGGGGTTGTTTTCCCAAAAGGCGCCGGTGGCGATGGGGCCAGGGGCGACGTTGTTCACCGTGATGCCAAATGGCGCTAGCTCCAAGGCCCAGGTGCGGGCCATGGCCAACAAGGCGCCCTTGCTGGCGCTGTAGGCGCTGCGCTCGGTTTTCCCCAGTACCACCCGGCTGCAGTTGTTGACAATGCGGCCAAAGCCCTTGGCCTTCATGACCGGGCTCAGCGCCTGCACGCAGTGCAGCGCACACAGGGTATTGAGGTGCATCAGCTGCAAAAAGTCTGCTTCGCTGACCTCTTCCATCAAGGCCGGTTTTACCAGACCCACGTTATTTACCAACCGGGTGATGGCAAACTCCTCGGCCAGGGCCTTAACCAGGGTAGTGGTGGCTTTGCCGTCACTTAAATCAATCTGGTAGTGGTGGGTCAGGGAGCGGGCCTCGGGGGGGTTGATGTCCAGTACTATCACCTGATAGCCCTCTTGTTGCAGGCGTAGGCTGATGGCTTGGCCGATATTGCGGGCACCGCCGGTAACAAGGACATAAGGGGCTGAAGACATAGATTAACTCCTGAAGAAACTTGGCGATGGGACCATCATGTGCGATATTCGAACCAAATGTTCGGTATTCAATAAAAAGCCATGGCAGAGCAGCAAAAAAACGACACCGTAGACAAAGACTTTCTGGCCACCTTTGCCCGTGGCTTGGAGGTTATTAAATCCTTCGATGCCCAAACCCCGGCCATGACCCTGACCGAGGTGGCCAAGAAGAACGATCTCTCCCGCGCCTCGGCCCGCCGCTTCTTGCTGACCTTGCAAAAGCTCGGTTACGTGAGCAGTGACGGCAAACAGTTCCGCCTCACCGCCCGGGTGCTGGATCTGGGCTACAGCTACTTGTCGACCCTCAACTTTGGCGGCGTCATTACCCGCTACATGGAAGAGGTGACCTTGAAGCTTGGCGAGTCGTGCTCGGCCTCGGTACTGGACGGCCAGAACATCGTCTACATTGCCCGGGTGCCGGTGCGGGGTCTGCTGCCCATCAACCTGCAAATTGGCGCCAAGCTGCCGGCTTATGCCACGTCTATGGGCCGGGTGCTGCTGGCTGCCATGCCTCAGGAACACCTCGACATCTTCCTGGCCGAGGCGCCCTTTGAGGCTCTTACCCCTTACACCCTGACTGAAGCCAGCCAGCTTCGTGAAGAGGTGGATAAGGTGCGCCAGCAAGGCTACGCCATTAACGATCAGCAACTGGAACTGGGGCTGCGCTCGGTAGCGGTGCCGGTGTTTGACCGCCATCACAATGTCCGTTTTGCGTTGAATGTCAGTACCCATGTGTCCAAGGTCTCGAAAGAAAAGCTGATCGCCGAATTTGTACCGTTACTGGAAGAAACCGCAAAAAAAATCACGGCATCGCTGCCGTGATTGTTCAGTTGTAAGCGGCCTGGGTCCGGGCATTCAGATCCCGCAATATGGCCAGCTCCTGCTCGGTCGGGGCAGGGGTGGTGGCCACCTTGTCTGCCACTTTTAGCGGCCAACCGGTGGCTGCGACCACCTGCTCGACGCTCACCCCGGGGTGTACCGAGGTTAGGGTCAGCTCGCGGCTGACAGGATCTGGCTCCAATATCCCTAAATCGGTTATCACCATGGCCGGGCCCTTGCCGGGTAGCCCCAGTTTTTCACGGCTGTCGCCGCCATCGAGAAAGCCCACCGAGGTAATGAAATCGAGCTTTTCAACAAAAGCGCGGTTGGAATGCTTGAGGGTAATAAGCACCCGCTGGCAGTGGGAGGCTATCTCCGGCGCGCCGCCAGCGCCAGGCAGGCGCACCTTGGGATTGGCGTAGTCGCCAATGACGGTGGTGTTGATGTTGGCAAAGCGGTCAATCTGGGCGGCGCCCAAGAAGCCGGTGCGAATTTTGCCGCCCTGCAGCCAGTAGCGGAACATCTCCGGCACCGACACCACGCCTTTGGCGGTATCGGCCAGTTCGCCGTCACCGATGGACAGCGGCAGCACCTGCGGCTTGGTGTCTAAGGTGCCGCTTTCATAAATCAGTTTGATGTTACGGGCGTGGCCGAGCCGCGCCATGTTGGCGGCCGCGCTTGGCAGGCCGATACCGACAAAGCAGACATCGTCTTCGGCCAGCATCCGAGATGCCGCCACCGTCATCATTTCAGAAGAGCTGTAGCTCGCCTCAGACATAATCGGCCTCGCGCAGTTTATCCATGAATTGCTGATGGTCCTTGGAGTCCAGCACGTATTGCTGCATCCAGGCGCTGAAGGTGTCGTAGTCCCGCGCTATGGCATCCCACTTGATATAAAAGCGGTTGTTGCGGGGGTAATAGCCGCTGGCATAAGAAGGGAAGGCGCCCATGGGCACGCAGCACACCGCTTCAATCACCCAGGACGGGATGATGGTGCCGCCCTGGCTGTCATCAACGCTCTCGACAATCTCTTCAACGGTGACAATGGCTACCTTGGCTGCCAGCACCGCTTCTTTTTGCACCCCGACGATGTCTTTGAGCCAGACATTGCCTTCCTTATCGGCCTTTTGGGCGTGAATGATGGCCACGTCCGGGTTGATGGCTGGCACTGCCGCCAGCACCTTGCCGGTAAAAGGGCAGGTGACCGACTTGATGTTGGGATTGACGCTGGCATAAGAGGTGCCCTGGTAGCCGTCAAAAATGGCGACCGGCAGGCCGCTGGCGCCGGCCGCATAGGCGTTGGCCATGGCGGCGTGGGCGTGCTCTTCTATGGCAAGCGGCTTGGGGTTTTGGTTCTCGAAGGCATCGCGAAAGCGGTGCAGGGAACCCACCCCGGGGTTGCCGCCCCAAGAGAACATCATCTTGTCGACACAGCCCATACCGATGAGCTGGTCATAGATAAGGTCCGGGGTCATGCGAATAAGGGTCAGGCCGGTGATCCCCTGACGGATGATCTCGTGTCCTGCCGCGAAGGGGATAAGGTGGGTAAAGCCTTCCATCGCCACTGTACTGCCGGGCAGAACATAACGACTGATGGCTTCCGTTAAGGTCAAGTGCTGAGCCATGATTTCCTCTATGTTCGTATATCGCACATATGTTCGATTAATGAAAAGCGTAAGAGCTGCCTTAAGGCCTTGTCAAGGGACTTTGCAGGGGGTTTTGTGGCCGGAACTGGACGGATCTGTACTAAAGGCACCGAGTTACAGGGTGTTAGCCTATTTACGCTTCCGTAAAATGCAAATTGCCATAGCCTTTAGTCGTAACTGGCTTGATCGGCTTGCACTTTCATGCAAGAGTCTAATTGTCAGCATTTACGAACAAAAGTTCGATAATCGAACCAGAGGTGATAACGATGAAAAAACGCACATTTGTGGGGGCATTGTTTGCCATGGGCGCCGCCGCTGCGCTCTCCTTTACGTCATCTGCCAGCGCGGCAGGAGACTGGCCGCAGGAAAACATTACCCTGGTGGTGCCTTACGCCGCCGGCGGCACCACCGACATCCTGTCGCGCCGCGTTGCCGACCTGCTGCAAGGGGAACTGGGCAAACCGGTTGTCGTTGAAAACCGCCCCGGCGCCGGCTCCACCGTTGCCACCGCGCAACTGACCCGGGCCCGCGACCCTAACTACCGCATCCTGATGGCCTCACCGGGCCATACCATCGGCGCCGCCATTTATCCTGGCCTGCGCTACGATCCGGTGAACGACTTCCGTTTTATCCGTAACGTCATCAACATTCCCAACGTGCTGGTAGTACCGGCCAACAGCCCCTTCAACAGCGTGGCGGATGTGGTTAAGGCGGCCCGCGAGAAAGACGGTATGGCCTTTAGCTCCTCCGGCGTGGGTAGCTCCATCCACATGTCCGGCGAGCTCTTTAAAAGCATGATCCACGGCAAAATGGTGCATGTACCGTTCCGTGGCTCCGGTGAAGCGCTGCCGGCTCTTATTTCCGGCGACGTAGACCTGTCCTTTGAAAACCTGCCCTCGGTGCTGCCCTCCATTAAAGGCGGCCAGCTCAAGGCCCTGGCGGTAACCACCGCTCACCCCTCTCCTTACCTGCCTGGCGTACCTACCATCGCGGACGCGGGTAAAGACTTGGGTCTTGCCGATTATCAAACCTCCGCTTGGTTCGGCTTGATTGCCAACAAGAAGATGTCTGATGAAGCGGTAACCAAATTGCAAGCCGCCCTCAACAAAGTTATGGCCAGCGACGCATTCAAGCAGTTCCTGCCGCAGATCGGTGCCGAACCTGCCACCGAACAAGGCGAGGCCTTCAAGGAATTCGTAGCCAAAGACGTGAAGAAGTGGGCCGCCGTGGCTGAAGAAGCCGGCATCCGCCGCAACTGATAGACCAAGGGCGGGGGCAACCCCGCCCGAGGAGAAGACCGATGGAAAGCCTTTCCATGACCCAACCCAAATCCCGCTCCCTGCATTTTAACGTCGATGTCCTTTTGGGCATGGTGTTTCTGGTGGCATCGGCCGTGTTCCTGTGGGAGCTGGTGCCCAACTACATCGAGCAACCCGGTTACATGCAGCACCCGCTGCTTTCCCCCCGCTTCTTACCCGAGGTGATGGGCTGGATAGTGCTGGTACTGAGCCTGGGCCTTATCCTCAGCGGCTTGACCCGCCAGGTAGGTAACAGCCAGGAGCGCCTGTTAAAAGACGTTCCCTTTGCCCAGTACGCCAGCATCTTTGTGGCCCTGGTGGTTTACGGCTTCGGCTTTCAATGGCTTGGTGCCATGGTCAGCGGGGTTGCCGCCACCTTATTGCTCTTTGCCGCCCTTAAGGTGCGACACCCTTTGCTGTACGTATTTGCTGTGCTGTTCCCACTGGCCGTTTGCTGGGCCTTTATCAGTGGCTTGAATGTGCCATTGCCCAGCGGTGACCTGTGGTGATCCGATGCAAGGACGCGACGAGCCGTAGCTGGCTCGCCCTGAAACACACTTGAGACGTATCGGATGGAAAACTTTCACGAGGTGCTCAGCCTTTTTCTGAGCTGGAACAACCTGCTGATGATCGCCGTTGGCGTGCTTATCGGCGTTATCATCGGTGCCATTCCTGGCCTTACCGCCACCATGGCTGTCGCCCTGGCGCTGCCCTTTACCTTTGCCATGGAACCCATCACCGCCATTTTGCTGCTGGTGGGGATCTACAAAGGGGGCATGTACGGCGGCTCCATTACCGCTATTTTGATTCGAACCCCCGGCTCGCCAGCCTCGGCCTGTACCTTGCTTGACGGCTATCCGCTGGCCCAGCAAGGCCAGGCCAAAAAGGCCCTGCAAATGGCTCTTTATGCCTCTTGCATCGCCGACTTCATCTCCAACCTGTCCTTGATTTTCTTGGCCGGTTACCTGGCGAAGATCGCCCTGAGCTTCGGCCCGCCGGAGTATTTTTGGCTGATCTGC
This sequence is a window from Gallaecimonas pentaromativorans. Protein-coding genes within it:
- a CDS encoding CoA-transferase subunit beta, with the protein product MSEASYSSSEMMTVAASRMLAEDDVCFVGIGLPSAAANMARLGHARNIKLIYESGTLDTKPQVLPLSIGDGELADTAKGVVSVPEMFRYWLQGGKIRTGFLGAAQIDRFANINTTVIGDYANPKVRLPGAGGAPEIASHCQRVLITLKHSNRAFVEKLDFITSVGFLDGGDSREKLGLPGKGPAMVITDLGILEPDPVSRELTLTSVHPGVSVEQVVAATGWPLKVADKVATTPAPTEQELAILRDLNARTQAAYN
- a CDS encoding tripartite tricarboxylate transporter TctB family protein, with the protein product MESLSMTQPKSRSLHFNVDVLLGMVFLVASAVFLWELVPNYIEQPGYMQHPLLSPRFLPEVMGWIVLVLSLGLILSGLTRQVGNSQERLLKDVPFAQYASIFVALVVYGFGFQWLGAMVSGVAATLLLFAALKVRHPLLYVFAVLFPLAVCWAFISGLNVPLPSGDLW
- a CDS encoding Bug family tripartite tricarboxylate transporter substrate binding protein, giving the protein MKKRTFVGALFAMGAAAALSFTSSASAAGDWPQENITLVVPYAAGGTTDILSRRVADLLQGELGKPVVVENRPGAGSTVATAQLTRARDPNYRILMASPGHTIGAAIYPGLRYDPVNDFRFIRNVINIPNVLVVPANSPFNSVADVVKAAREKDGMAFSSSGVGSSIHMSGELFKSMIHGKMVHVPFRGSGEALPALISGDVDLSFENLPSVLPSIKGGQLKALAVTTAHPSPYLPGVPTIADAGKDLGLADYQTSAWFGLIANKKMSDEAVTKLQAALNKVMASDAFKQFLPQIGAEPATEQGEAFKEFVAKDVKKWAAVAEEAGIRRN
- a CDS encoding glycine zipper 2TM domain-containing protein, translating into MNKSMVAGIAVGVALAAGGGAIAEYNLNDGQDYAKVLDVQAVTKDISTPRQVCQDVTTTVRKPVQDENRVAGSVIGAVVGGVLGHQIGDGNGRKIATVAGAAAGGYAGNQVQKNMQDGDLTTRTDRKCHTAYDRSQKLLGYDVTYELDGKQGKVRMAHRPDDTIPVQNGQLQFEAPNS
- a CDS encoding SDR family NAD(P)-dependent oxidoreductase, which translates into the protein MSSAPYVLVTGGARNIGQAISLRLQQEGYQVIVLDINPPEARSLTHHYQIDLSDGKATTTLVKALAEEFAITRLVNNVGLVKPALMEEVSEADFLQLMHLNTLCALHCVQALSPVMKAKGFGRIVNNCSRVVLGKTERSAYSASKGALLAMARTWALELAPFGITVNNVAPGPIATGAFWENNPPGSPQAEKIVNNIPVGRMGQPEDVAHAMSFFLDERSGFITGQTLYVCGGVTTGLAPV
- a CDS encoding MarC family NAAT transporter; this translates as MNHFFELTLTTVAALLPIINPFSTAALFLGLTEGDLPSWRRQQAKMGVIYMVAILVVFLLAGTLIMSFFGISLPGVRIAGGILVGRVAIGMLYPRDEGFTDAAHKENRQRKDVSFFPLAMPSLAGPGAIAVIITLATLATTVTHYLAIILGVLIMGVITYLTLLASNFITRWLGVTGMQALTKIMGFLIFCIAVQFVVNGVTDPDLLAKIKSGLGL
- a CDS encoding CoA transferase subunit A; translation: MAQHLTLTEAISRYVLPGSTVAMEGFTHLIPFAAGHEIIRQGITGLTLIRMTPDLIYDQLIGMGCVDKMMFSWGGNPGVGSLHRFRDAFENQNPKPLAIEEHAHAAMANAYAAGASGLPVAIFDGYQGTSYASVNPNIKSVTCPFTGKVLAAVPAINPDVAIIHAQKADKEGNVWLKDIVGVQKEAVLAAKVAIVTVEEIVESVDDSQGGTIIPSWVIEAVCCVPMGAFPSYASGYYPRNNRFYIKWDAIARDYDTFSAWMQQYVLDSKDHQQFMDKLREADYV
- a CDS encoding IclR family transcriptional regulator domain-containing protein, whose amino-acid sequence is MAEQQKNDTVDKDFLATFARGLEVIKSFDAQTPAMTLTEVAKKNDLSRASARRFLLTLQKLGYVSSDGKQFRLTARVLDLGYSYLSTLNFGGVITRYMEEVTLKLGESCSASVLDGQNIVYIARVPVRGLLPINLQIGAKLPAYATSMGRVLLAAMPQEHLDIFLAEAPFEALTPYTLTEASQLREEVDKVRQQGYAINDQQLELGLRSVAVPVFDRHHNVRFALNVSTHVSKVSKEKLIAEFVPLLEETAKKITASLP